The segment TCGCAGATGAACTTTTCGAAGCTATGTATATAGTTTTTGGGCCTGTGCGGGGTGGTCTTGCACTCGCCACTACAGTAGTTGCTACACTTTTTGCTGCAACTACCGGTATAGTTGGAGCTTCAGTAGTATCAATAGGTCTTCTGGCGGCACCCTCAATGATTAAAAAAGGGTATGATAAAAGATTAGTCGCCGGTACAGTCATCGCTGGGGGAACCCTCGGCATTCTCATCCCTCCATCCATAATGCTTGTGGTAATGGGCGGACTTGTGGGTATATCCGTAGGGAAATTGTTCTTAGCAGCATTCTTACCCGGGTTCCTTTTATCTTTTCTTTATCTCATATACATTTTTGTATATGCTTTTATAAAACCTGAAGTAGGACCTCCACTACCTAAAGAGGAAAGAACTCATACGTTAAAACAGAAGATAACACTCACTTTAAAATCTATGCTCCCCACATTATTTTTAATATTTGCAGTACTTGGAACTATCGCCTTCGGCATTGCAACACCAACTGAAGCTGCCGGTCTAGGATGTCTTGGCGCTATGATACTTGCAATTGCAAATAAAAGATTTAATGTAAAACTTTTAATAGATGCAGGCGTTGCAACACTAAAGATAACCTGCATGGTGATGTTTATATTTATTGGTGCTAACCTTTACACATCGGTTTTTATGGGATTAGGTGGAGGGGAAACATTCACAAAATTACTATTTATGATTAGCGAAAATAAATGGGTAATTCTTGGAATTATGATGCTTATATTAATTATTCTGGGAATGTTTGTGGATTGGCTTGGAATTTTACTATTAACAATACCTATTTTTCTCCCAATAATTGAGAAATTAGGCTTCGACCCACTATGGTTTACGATGCTTGTCGCTGTGAATCTTCAGATTTCATTTCTTACACCACCTTTTGGTTATTCATTATTTTATTACAGAGGTATAGCTCCAGCAGGAACAGATCTGAAAGATATATATAAAGCTATCATTCCGTTTGTTATATTACAAATAATTGGATTAATTCTTTGCATCATATTCCCTTCAATTATAACATTTTTACCAAATGCCATTATGAAATAAAGCAGGGATCTCCCCTGCTTTGTTTATTGACTTTTTCTTAATAATAACTAAAAATAGCTTCATGGAAAATAACAAGTTGAACCTTGAGCAATTGGAGCTTATCCTTGACAATCTCTTCAATGGTGTTTATCTGGCGGATGGAGAGGGAAAAACAGTTTATGTGAATAAGACATTTGAACAGATGGCTGGAATATCATTTGAAGAGATAAAAGGAAAAAATCTACATGACCTTGTATACAAACACAAATATTTCACAGGTTCTGCCACTTTAATAGTCCTTCAGACAAAAAGGGAAGCTACTGCCAC is part of the Calditerrivibrio nitroreducens DSM 19672 genome and harbors:
- a CDS encoding TRAP transporter large permease, whose product is MSADLIAILMFVILLFAVFLGHPLATTLGGLGLLFGYIGYGGDISGVNYIIASKTYGLMENYVLVAIPLFILMAQFLDKSGVADELFEAMYIVFGPVRGGLALATTVVATLFAATTGIVGASVVSIGLLAAPSMIKKGYDKRLVAGTVIAGGTLGILIPPSIMLVVMGGLVGISVGKLFLAAFLPGFLLSFLYLIYIFVYAFIKPEVGPPLPKEERTHTLKQKITLTLKSMLPTLFLIFAVLGTIAFGIATPTEAAGLGCLGAMILAIANKRFNVKLLIDAGVATLKITCMVMFIFIGANLYTSVFMGLGGGETFTKLLFMISENKWVILGIMMLILIILGMFVDWLGILLLTIPIFLPIIEKLGFDPLWFTMLVAVNLQISFLTPPFGYSLFYYRGIAPAGTDLKDIYKAIIPFVILQIIGLILCIIFPSIITFLPNAIMK